The following coding sequences lie in one Populus nigra chromosome 15, ddPopNigr1.1, whole genome shotgun sequence genomic window:
- the LOC133674339 gene encoding DNA repair protein XRCC3 homolog, translating into MSQIQSDPSTHNNLRPAFMTPQKLLPVEKYSLGCPILDCCMGGGIPCNSITEIVAESGSGKTQLCLQLSLRAQLPPFLGGLSASSLYLYTEFPFPTRRLHQLSSALQCQYPQIFVRNYDPCDSIFLQSVNTADQLLDIMPQVESFLENSKTRLPVRVIVIDSMAALFRAEFENTASDLIRRSSLFFKISGKLKEFAKRFNLVVLVTNQVMDVVDSGEGVNEVRIGNLSGMYSSGRRVCPALGLSWANCVNSRLFLSKDEYESGLVGGGESGFLSRETRRRLHVVFAPHLPDLSCEFVIRREGVVGVNR; encoded by the coding sequence ATGTCCCAAATTCAATCTGATCCCTCAACTCACAACAATCTTCGTCCCGCATTCATGACACCGCAAAAGCTTCTCCCAGTCGAAAAATACTCACTGGGATGCCCCATCCTTGACTGCTGCATGGGCGGAGGCATCCCTTGCAACTCCATAACCGAAATCGTGGCTGAAAGTGGTTCCGGCAAAACCCAACTCTGCCTCCAACTCTCCCTCCGCGCCCAACTCCCACCCTTCCTCGGCGGCCTGTCCGCTTCCTCTCTTTACCTCTACACCGAATTCCCGTTTCCCACTCGCCGCCTCCACCAGCTCTCCAGTGCCCTTCAATGTCAATACCCACAAATATTCGTCAGAAATTATGATCCTTGTGATAGTATATTTCTGCAAAGTGTAAACACCGCAGACCAACTGCTCGATATAATGCCGCAAGTAGAATCATTTCTTGAAAACTCAAAAACCCGGTTGCCTGTCAGAGTGATTGTGATTGATTCCATGGCTGCATTGTTTAGGGCTGAGTTTGAGAATACAGCGAGTGATCTTATAAGGAGGTCGTCGTTGTTTTTTAAGATATCCGGGAAGCTAAAAGAGTTTGCGAAGAGGTTTAATTTGGTGGTGCTGGTGACTAATCAAGTGATGGATGTTGTGGACTCTGGAGAGGGAGTAAACGAGGTAAGGATTGGGAATTTGAGTGGTATGTATTCGTCTGGACGAAGGGTTTGTCCGGCTCTGGGATTGTCGTGGGCTAATTGTGTAAATTCGAGGTTGTTCTTGTCCAAAGATGAATATGAGAGTGGTTTGGTGGGTGGTGGTGAGAGTGGTTTTCTGTCTAGGGAAACGAGGAGAAGGCTTCACGTTGTTTTTGCGCCACATTTGCCTGATTTGTCTTGTGAGTTTGTGATCAGGAGAGAAGGGGTTGTGGGAGTCAACAGATAA
- the LOC133674337 gene encoding uncharacterized protein LOC133674337 isoform X2 — MMVANSFDLWQKDAFFSAAEEVQESADAMESAYRVWTREKREGSEPEDLDELSRELQTALGTAKWQLEEFERAVWLSHGHRSDDITASRHKQFVAAIESQISRVEAALREAFSGEGKQPLRWVNLDKEECDDLAMFLSGTVQIPQIVKDDCTTLKSPMKGSLGENHHKRRNLDLNSSANCSRGTSDENEFITNKKNEHIIDIEERENLGMRDDIICQVDKTIGSRRTWSSPNFGALKIVIAQDDGQRDKVMSSVEATPKEKGYKPFFWKQRCGEHSRAKGSITLFNKAGGLQRQLQPPLHLQFSCSIQLTLALMLSIFLIVPFLVYSA; from the exons atgatggtaGCAAACAGTTTCGATCTATGGCAAAAAGATGCTTTCTTTTCTGCTGCAGAGGAGGTTCAGGAATCTGCTGATGC AATGGAGTCAGCATATAGAGTGTGgacaagagagaagagagaggggTCAGAACCAGAGGATTTGGATGAACTATCCAGAGAGCTCCAAACTGCTTTAGGAACTGCCAAGTGGCAG TTGGAAGAGTTTGAGAGGGCTGTTTGGTTGAGCCATGGACATCGTTCTGATGATATCACAGCATCTAGGCATAAACAATTTGTTGCTGCTATTGAAAGTCAAATATCTCGTGTTGAAGCGGCACTAAGGGAAGCTTTTAGTGGGGAAGGAAAGCAACCTCTTCGATGGGTGAATCTGGATAAAGAAGAATGCGATGATTTAGCCATGTTTCTATCTGGAACTGTCCAAATTCCGCAGATTGTGAAAGATGATTGCACCACACTTAAATCTCCCATGAAAGGTTCTCTTGGGGAGAACCATCATAAGAGAAGAAATTTGGACCTTAACTCGAGTGCCAACTGTAGTAGAGGTACTTCGGATGAAAATGAATTCATTactaataagaaaaatgaacatATTATAGAtatagaagagagagaaaatcttGGAATGAGGGATGACATAATCTGTCAAGTTGATAAAACAATTGGCTCAAGGAGAACATGGAGTTCACCAAATTTTGGTGCTTTGAAAATTGTGATTGCTCAGGACGATGGACAAAGGGATAAAGTGATGTCAAGTGTTGAGGCCACTCCTAAAGAAAAAGGGTACAAACCTTTCTTCTGGAAGCAAAGGTGTGGAGAACATTCTCGGGCAAAGGGATCGATTACTTTGTTCAATAAG GCTGGTGGTCTCCAAAGGCAATTGCAACCTCCACTGCACCTGCAGTTCAGCTGTTCCATCCAACTTACTCTTGCTTTAATGCTCAGCATTTTCTTAATTG TGCCTTTTCTAGTTTATTCAGCTTGA
- the LOC133674337 gene encoding uncharacterized protein LOC133674337 isoform X3 — protein MESAYRVWTREKREGSEPEDLDELSRELQTALGTAKWQLEEFERAVWLSHGHRSDDITASRHKQFVAAIESQISRVEAALREAFSGEGKQPLRWVNLDKEECDDLAMFLSGTVQIPQIVKDDCTTLKSPMKGSLGENHHKRRNLDLNSSANCSRGTSDENEFITNKKNEHIIDIEERENLGMRDDIICQVDKTIGSRRTWSSPNFGALKIVIAQDDGQRDKVMSSVEATPKEKGYKPFFWKQRCGEHSRAKGSITLFNKLFGQAGGLQRQLQPPLHLQFSCSIQLTLALMLSIFLIVPFLVYSA, from the exons ATGGAGTCAGCATATAGAGTGTGgacaagagagaagagagaggggTCAGAACCAGAGGATTTGGATGAACTATCCAGAGAGCTCCAAACTGCTTTAGGAACTGCCAAGTGGCAG TTGGAAGAGTTTGAGAGGGCTGTTTGGTTGAGCCATGGACATCGTTCTGATGATATCACAGCATCTAGGCATAAACAATTTGTTGCTGCTATTGAAAGTCAAATATCTCGTGTTGAAGCGGCACTAAGGGAAGCTTTTAGTGGGGAAGGAAAGCAACCTCTTCGATGGGTGAATCTGGATAAAGAAGAATGCGATGATTTAGCCATGTTTCTATCTGGAACTGTCCAAATTCCGCAGATTGTGAAAGATGATTGCACCACACTTAAATCTCCCATGAAAGGTTCTCTTGGGGAGAACCATCATAAGAGAAGAAATTTGGACCTTAACTCGAGTGCCAACTGTAGTAGAGGTACTTCGGATGAAAATGAATTCATTactaataagaaaaatgaacatATTATAGAtatagaagagagagaaaatcttGGAATGAGGGATGACATAATCTGTCAAGTTGATAAAACAATTGGCTCAAGGAGAACATGGAGTTCACCAAATTTTGGTGCTTTGAAAATTGTGATTGCTCAGGACGATGGACAAAGGGATAAAGTGATGTCAAGTGTTGAGGCCACTCCTAAAGAAAAAGGGTACAAACCTTTCTTCTGGAAGCAAAGGTGTGGAGAACATTCTCGGGCAAAGGGATCGATTACTTTGTTCAATAAG CTCTTTGGTCAGGCTGGTGGTCTCCAAAGGCAATTGCAACCTCCACTGCACCTGCAGTTCAGCTGTTCCATCCAACTTACTCTTGCTTTAATGCTCAGCATTTTCTTAATTG TGCCTTTTCTAGTTTATTCAGCTTGA
- the LOC133674337 gene encoding uncharacterized protein LOC133674337 isoform X1: MMVANSFDLWQKDAFFSAAEEVQESADAMESAYRVWTREKREGSEPEDLDELSRELQTALGTAKWQLEEFERAVWLSHGHRSDDITASRHKQFVAAIESQISRVEAALREAFSGEGKQPLRWVNLDKEECDDLAMFLSGTVQIPQIVKDDCTTLKSPMKGSLGENHHKRRNLDLNSSANCSRGTSDENEFITNKKNEHIIDIEERENLGMRDDIICQVDKTIGSRRTWSSPNFGALKIVIAQDDGQRDKVMSSVEATPKEKGYKPFFWKQRCGEHSRAKGSITLFNKLFGQAGGLQRQLQPPLHLQFSCSIQLTLALMLSIFLIVPFLVYSA, translated from the exons atgatggtaGCAAACAGTTTCGATCTATGGCAAAAAGATGCTTTCTTTTCTGCTGCAGAGGAGGTTCAGGAATCTGCTGATGC AATGGAGTCAGCATATAGAGTGTGgacaagagagaagagagaggggTCAGAACCAGAGGATTTGGATGAACTATCCAGAGAGCTCCAAACTGCTTTAGGAACTGCCAAGTGGCAG TTGGAAGAGTTTGAGAGGGCTGTTTGGTTGAGCCATGGACATCGTTCTGATGATATCACAGCATCTAGGCATAAACAATTTGTTGCTGCTATTGAAAGTCAAATATCTCGTGTTGAAGCGGCACTAAGGGAAGCTTTTAGTGGGGAAGGAAAGCAACCTCTTCGATGGGTGAATCTGGATAAAGAAGAATGCGATGATTTAGCCATGTTTCTATCTGGAACTGTCCAAATTCCGCAGATTGTGAAAGATGATTGCACCACACTTAAATCTCCCATGAAAGGTTCTCTTGGGGAGAACCATCATAAGAGAAGAAATTTGGACCTTAACTCGAGTGCCAACTGTAGTAGAGGTACTTCGGATGAAAATGAATTCATTactaataagaaaaatgaacatATTATAGAtatagaagagagagaaaatcttGGAATGAGGGATGACATAATCTGTCAAGTTGATAAAACAATTGGCTCAAGGAGAACATGGAGTTCACCAAATTTTGGTGCTTTGAAAATTGTGATTGCTCAGGACGATGGACAAAGGGATAAAGTGATGTCAAGTGTTGAGGCCACTCCTAAAGAAAAAGGGTACAAACCTTTCTTCTGGAAGCAAAGGTGTGGAGAACATTCTCGGGCAAAGGGATCGATTACTTTGTTCAATAAG CTCTTTGGTCAGGCTGGTGGTCTCCAAAGGCAATTGCAACCTCCACTGCACCTGCAGTTCAGCTGTTCCATCCAACTTACTCTTGCTTTAATGCTCAGCATTTTCTTAATTG TGCCTTTTCTAGTTTATTCAGCTTGA
- the LOC133673794 gene encoding uncharacterized protein LOC133673794 isoform X1 yields the protein MIELRMLSRLVLRETRLRQFLDLSSSSGNACALNLGMFWLRFGVSLSVLSTSFHDFSGMPLEPLIGRNQQSRTPICKLIPQGERCNLSKNSFFHCIREISICSNLMFARLPTFGYLIKWVNCNKYSHLEWRHRYSSLSLCNNDLVH from the exons ATGATCGAGCTGAGGATGTTATCCAG GCTTGTTTTGAGGGAAACCCGTTTAAGACAGTTCCTGGACCTTTCAAGCTCTTCTGGCAATGCATGCGCTCTAAACCTGGGTATGTTTTGGCTTAGATTTGGAGTATCCTTGTCTGTGCTCTCAACTAGTTTCCATGACTTCTCTGGAATGCCACTTGAGCCCTTGATtg GGAGGAACCAACAGAGCCGTACACCTATTTGCAAATTGATCCCCCAAGGAGAGAGGTGCAACTTGAGTAAAAACAGCTTCTTTCACTGCATTCGTGAGATTTCCATTTGTTCCAATCTTATGTTTGCTAGGCTTCCAACTTTTGGTTATCTCATCAAATGGGTGAATTGTAACAAATATTCGCATTTGGAGTGGCGGCACAGGTATTCTAGCCTTTCGCTTTGCAATAATGATTTGGTTCATTGA
- the LOC133673794 gene encoding uncharacterized protein LOC133673794 isoform X2 gives MSKVPRRESPWGMPEGDNREPKAHRCNDRAEDVIQACFEGNPFKTVPGPFKLFWQCMRSKPGEEPTEPYTYLQIDPPRREVQLE, from the exons ATGAGCAAGGTGCCAAGAAGAGAGAGTCCATGGGGGATGCCAGAAGGAGACAATCGCGAACCAAAGGCACATCGATGCAATGATCGAGCTGAGGATGTTATCCAG GCTTGTTTTGAGGGAAACCCGTTTAAGACAGTTCCTGGACCTTTCAAGCTCTTCTGGCAATGCATGCGCTCTAAACCTGG GGAGGAACCAACAGAGCCGTACACCTATTTGCAAATTGATCCCCCAAGGAGAGAGGTGCAACTTGAGTAA